The proteins below come from a single Marinitoga hydrogenitolerans DSM 16785 genomic window:
- a CDS encoding ABC transporter permease subunit has protein sequence MKTLGKFLLYSIIALMNAGLIWSIFILSGLGNYGLAVVIAAFVVFANVAIFSKKGYPYRYTLPAMFFLFILTVYPIYYTVRTAFTNYGTGHLFTRDQAIQILLNDPNYLYEPEDGNSYNFKIFVKLEKFQPTEDFLIVLYNDKEILLSEKPKEIIYDSKGNTKNASAELSPVNENYMTVSINGNTYTAFLKRELDDSFRALSINEKMNNVLGFENSKGDKYIYFYSPIDSGTFKNASFYNTVLRKKYLGVLELKNYDGKKYRLSSKFIYKKFSEAYRIYELRVKPVFVNNKKTYKTIIFNTRTNKELIDRDSAFWDYNEKGELIRLMGYSSFVGTYQFDRIREDPKISGPFLKIFTWTFTYAALSVLFSFIIGMILALMLNDKFMKGRVFYRTLLIIPWAVPAFISVLIWRNGFFNETYGIINRFIITNLGLTPIKWLNDPLWAKISVLIVNTWLGFPYMMTITLGALQSIPDELYEASSIDGATRWTQFRKITLPLLMVSLTPLLVSSFAFNFNNFVNIYLLTGGGPAMPGATTPAGSTDILISYTYKLAFEGSRGQDFGFASAISILIFAIVSAISYFNFKLSGAFEEVSR, from the coding sequence ATGAAAACTCTTGGCAAATTTCTGTTGTACTCTATAATCGCTCTCATGAATGCCGGATTGATATGGTCTATTTTTATTTTATCTGGCTTAGGCAATTACGGTTTAGCAGTGGTTATTGCAGCTTTTGTTGTGTTTGCAAATGTGGCAATATTTTCAAAGAAGGGTTATCCTTATAGATACACTTTACCTGCAATGTTTTTTCTATTCATTCTAACCGTATATCCTATTTATTATACTGTTAGAACTGCATTTACAAATTACGGAACAGGACATTTATTTACGAGAGATCAGGCTATTCAAATCTTATTAAATGATCCAAATTATCTGTACGAACCAGAAGATGGAAATAGTTACAACTTTAAAATTTTTGTGAAATTAGAAAAATTTCAACCCACTGAAGATTTTTTAATTGTTTTATACAATGATAAAGAGATATTATTATCAGAAAAACCGAAAGAAATTATTTATGATTCAAAAGGAAATACTAAAAATGCTTCTGCCGAATTATCTCCTGTTAATGAAAATTATATGACTGTTTCTATTAACGGAAATACTTATACTGCATTTTTAAAAAGAGAACTTGATGATTCTTTTAGAGCGTTATCTATTAATGAAAAGATGAACAATGTTCTTGGTTTCGAAAATAGTAAAGGTGATAAATATATTTATTTTTATTCACCAATTGATTCTGGAACTTTCAAAAATGCTTCCTTTTATAATACCGTATTAAGAAAAAAATATTTAGGCGTTTTAGAACTCAAAAATTATGATGGTAAAAAATATAGATTATCTTCAAAGTTTATATACAAAAAATTTTCAGAAGCCTATAGAATTTACGAATTACGAGTTAAGCCGGTTTTTGTAAATAATAAAAAAACATATAAAACTATTATTTTTAACACAAGAACAAATAAAGAATTAATAGATAGAGATAGTGCATTCTGGGATTATAACGAAAAAGGTGAATTAATTAGATTAATGGGTTATTCTTCATTTGTTGGAACATACCAATTCGATAGAATTAGAGAAGACCCAAAAATTTCTGGTCCATTTTTAAAAATATTCACATGGACTTTCACATATGCCGCACTTAGTGTTTTGTTCAGTTTCATTATCGGAATGATTCTAGCTCTTATGCTTAATGATAAATTTATGAAAGGTAGAGTATTTTATAGAACATTGTTAATTATTCCGTGGGCTGTTCCTGCTTTTATATCAGTCTTAATATGGCGAAATGGCTTTTTCAATGAAACTTATGGTATTATAAACAGATTTATCATTACTAATTTAGGACTAACTCCTATAAAATGGTTAAATGACCCTTTATGGGCAAAAATTTCAGTTCTAATAGTTAATACATGGCTCGGATTTCCATATATGATGACTATAACATTGGGTGCTTTACAAAGTATTCCTGATGAATTATATGAAGCATCTTCAATTGATGGTGCAACAAGATGGACACAATTTAGAAAAATCACTTTACCGTTGTTAATGGTGTCCTTAACTCCATTATTAGTAAGTAGTTTTGCCTTTAACTTCAATAACTTTGTAAATATTTATCTTTTAACTGGTGGTGGCCCTGCAATGCCTGGCGCAACAACTCCAGCAGGTTCAACAGATATACTAATCTCTTATACCTATAAATTAGCTTTTGAAGGTTCACGTGGTCAGGACTTTGGTTTTGCCAGTGCAATATCCATCTTAATATTTGCTATAGTTTCTGCAATTAGTTATTTCAACTTTAAATTATCAGGGGCATTTGAAGAGGTGAGCAGATAA
- a CDS encoding extracellular solute-binding protein, with translation MKLKIIIPLLIIILILSYFFLPRKTITIVTQMSEDEKNGLEKIMKLYSLTHFVKFNIERIPFSGHFSRIDEIINSGQKIDIARVDIKTPKWFEEKYIKTHPILQSVDCLVMLYNKKEVQPPPKTLNELWAFIEENTYDINGNNFKSSKFDKNKINEYAIYLPYNSGWWMSTIFGSEDENFLTVNVNKERFIYTAKKIKHLYKNHLIPKISNNFYDEMMKMFEQNEVKIIFNGPWSFSSIQKSNIDFGISLIPKGKDTSFSPIGGQQWILLNNSKTAEKVFKYLSTDKVADLFYKYNKTIMPKEKLLNTLQKNNNIVAAQLKLATKIDERLNNILFKFFSKIFVDYLNDKIDENVLFNYWTNLIKEN, from the coding sequence ATGAAACTCAAAATTATAATTCCTTTATTAATAATAATTTTAATCCTTTCATACTTTTTTCTCCCACGCAAAACCATAACAATAGTAACACAAATGTCAGAAGATGAAAAAAATGGTTTAGAAAAAATTATGAAACTATATTCATTAACGCATTTTGTAAAATTTAACATTGAAAGGATTCCATTTTCAGGACATTTTTCAAGAATAGATGAAATTATTAATTCAGGACAAAAAATCGATATTGCAAGGGTAGATATAAAAACACCCAAATGGTTTGAAGAAAAATATATTAAAACCCATCCAATACTTCAATCAGTTGATTGCCTTGTTATGCTATATAACAAAAAAGAAGTTCAACCCCCACCAAAAACACTAAATGAATTATGGGCTTTTATAGAAGAAAATACCTATGATATTAATGGAAATAATTTCAAATCTTCAAAATTCGATAAAAATAAAATTAATGAGTATGCTATTTATTTACCTTATAATTCTGGTTGGTGGATGAGCACAATTTTTGGAAGTGAAGATGAAAATTTTCTAACTGTTAATGTAAATAAAGAACGATTTATTTATACAGCAAAAAAAATAAAACATTTATATAAAAACCATTTGATCCCTAAAATATCAAATAACTTTTATGACGAAATGATGAAAATGTTTGAACAAAACGAGGTAAAAATCATTTTCAATGGTCCGTGGTCTTTTTCTTCAATTCAAAAAAGCAATATAGATTTTGGTATTTCTTTAATACCAAAAGGCAAGGACACAAGTTTTTCTCCTATAGGTGGGCAACAATGGATTTTATTAAACAATTCAAAAACTGCAGAAAAAGTTTTCAAATATTTATCCACTGATAAGGTTGCTGATTTATTTTATAAATACAATAAAACCATTATGCCAAAAGAAAAACTATTAAATACACTCCAAAAAAACAACAATATTGTTGCTGCTCAATTAAAACTCGCAACAAAAATCGATGAACGCTTAAATAATATTTTATTTAAATTTTTTAGCAAAATTTTCGTTGATTATTTAAATGACAAAATTGACGAAAATGTTCTTTTTAATTACTGGACAAATTTAATAAAAGAAAATTAG
- a CDS encoding HD-GYP domain-containing protein: MKEYSIKKLFNSHMLFLLALIFTFLFPTTVYFNIKNEINYKKNSFNIISSIFFTNLTKTINDELEKSTGIIVPNPSDTILNALKEVGSLGGYSIIRNRELFNYTYNNNKIILKTLFLPSIIKDTMRKLNINTDYIVTSLNKNIILSNIRFEFNLHNKHLISNNIIRIKDRYFYIRFNNSTYSTYPIYVLFDMNIDLFNYIFKSALQWSIIIFIIFGITYIINKNHYLKIQKNIEDFSKEVETFGIQILKGKNLNYSLTKTNIKEIDNIGIMIDKVFKNNIDYINKNKKLTQDIINLLGNISEFRDEITGNHIIRVGKVAKILAKSIFKNDTIIENYYYAAQMHDIGKIGIPDSILLKSGKLNDKEFEIMKKHAKIGYNILKKIDDDFFDLAAKIALYHHEKFNGMGYPKGLKGEDIPIEGRIIAICDVFDALISERPYKKAFSFEDALKIIKTGSGTHFDPKIVSIFLKNIEEIRIIYTKEK; encoded by the coding sequence ATGAAAGAATATTCAATAAAGAAGTTATTTAATAGTCACATGCTATTTTTGTTAGCTTTGATATTTACCTTTTTATTTCCAACAACAGTATATTTTAATATAAAAAATGAAATTAATTATAAAAAAAATAGTTTTAATATTATTTCAAGTATTTTTTTTACTAATCTTACGAAAACTATCAATGATGAATTAGAAAAGTCAACTGGAATAATAGTTCCTAATCCGTCTGATACTATATTAAATGCATTAAAAGAAGTTGGTTCTTTAGGTGGTTATTCCATAATTAGAAATCGTGAACTATTTAATTATACTTATAATAATAATAAAATAATTTTAAAAACATTATTTTTACCGTCAATCATAAAAGATACAATGAGAAAACTGAATATCAATACAGATTATATAGTTACTTCTCTTAACAAAAATATTATTTTATCTAATATTCGTTTTGAATTTAATTTACATAACAAACATTTGATATCTAATAATATTATAAGAATTAAAGACAGATACTTTTATATCAGATTTAATAATAGTACATATAGTACTTATCCCATATACGTGTTATTTGACATGAATATAGATTTATTCAATTATATTTTCAAAAGTGCTCTTCAATGGAGTATTATAATATTTATTATATTTGGTATCACTTATATTATCAATAAAAATCATTATTTGAAAATACAAAAAAATATCGAAGATTTTTCCAAAGAAGTTGAAACTTTTGGTATTCAAATTTTAAAAGGCAAAAATTTAAATTATTCTTTAACAAAAACAAACATAAAAGAAATAGACAATATAGGTATAATGATAGATAAGGTATTTAAAAACAATATAGATTATATAAACAAAAACAAAAAACTTACACAAGATATTATAAATTTATTAGGAAACATTTCTGAATTCAGAGATGAAATCACAGGAAATCACATTATAAGAGTTGGAAAAGTTGCTAAAATATTAGCAAAATCCATATTTAAAAATGATACAATCATAGAAAATTATTATTATGCTGCTCAAATGCATGATATTGGAAAAATAGGAATTCCCGATTCAATTCTATTAAAATCTGGAAAATTAAATGATAAAGAATTTGAAATAATGAAAAAACATGCCAAAATAGGATATAATATATTGAAAAAAATAGATGATGATTTCTTCGATTTAGCTGCTAAAATAGCTCTATATCATCACGAAAAGTTTAACGGAATGGGTTATCCAAAAGGTTTGAAAGGAGAAGATATTCCTATCGAGGGAAGAATTATAGCAATATGTGATGTCTTCGATGCTTTAATATCTGAAAGACCTTATAAAAAAGCTTTCTCTTTTGAAGATGCTTTAAAAATCATAAAAACGGGCTCTGGAACACACTTTGATCCTAAAATAGTAAGTATTTTTTTAAAAAACATAGAAGAAATAAGAATAATATATACAAAGGAGAAGTGA